In a genomic window of Primulina huaijiensis isolate GDHJ02 chromosome 10, ASM1229523v2, whole genome shotgun sequence:
- the LOC140986620 gene encoding protein C2-DOMAIN ABA-RELATED 4-like yields MEHLLGLLRIKVLRGINLAIRDSCSSDPYMVVRLGKQKLKTRVVQNNLNPEWNEELTLSISDSTIPIKVQVYDKDLFTPDDRMGDAEFDIKAFVEAVKMRLENVPSGTVITKIKPNRENCLVEEASIVWENGKVIQHMFLRLRNVERGEIELQLQWIDVPGSRGL; encoded by the exons ATGGAGCATTTGTTGGGTTTGCTGAGGATTAAAGTGCTGAGAGGGATAAACCTTGCTATAAGAGATTCCTGCAGCAGCGATCCTTACATGGTGGTTAGGTTGGGCAAACAG AAACTAAAGACTCGCGTGGTGCAAAATAATCTCAATCCTGAGTGGAACGAAGAGCTCACGCTATCCATTTCGGATTCCACTATTCCTATCAAAGTG CAAGTATACGATAAAGATTTATTCACGCCAGATGACAGAATGGGTGATGCTGAATTCGACATCAAAGCATTTGTAGAAGCTGTAAAAATGAGACTCGAAAATGTTCCCAGCGGAACTGTGATCACAAAAATTAAACCAAACAGGGAAAACTGCTTAGTTGAAGAAGCTTCAATTGTTTGGGAGAATGGTAAAGTTATACAACATATGTTTCTTAGGCTTCGCAACGTCGAACGCGGCGAAATCGAACTTCAGCTGCAGTGGATTGATGTCCCGGGATCCCGAGGTTTATAG